The following are from one region of the Jatrophihabitans telluris genome:
- a CDS encoding ROK family transcriptional regulator, translating into MSTRRAEGVAFPAGPQGLLRSLNARAVLEHIHRAGPVSRGDLAAATGLSKPTVGLALQSLSAAGVLDTDSPSSGRPGPSAALYRIRPLSGLSIGLDVGHEWTYAAVADISGEMLARRKVRTRRRLTTLVRQLSDLVADLAGDLGVPASGFAHAVIGVPAVVAPSGQSLALCDVLPDNGRGFPQAIRAALPMPVTLENDVNLAALGERAVGYGRDIENFAFCSIGTGVGVGIIIGGKLYRGVSGSAGEVGYLPGDDPTVPATPPLLRAMIDSTLSGTAIVDEALAQGLPPELDGRAVFDLARAGDERATRVVDIIARRIAYVICSVLAVLDPQLVVLGGGVGLNSDLLLDPVMGHIRAMSPFEPHVEVSKSGSDAVLFGAVSMASELARDAVFAAASR; encoded by the coding sequence ATGAGCACTCGCCGGGCCGAAGGAGTCGCCTTTCCCGCCGGGCCGCAGGGGCTGCTGAGATCGCTGAACGCCCGCGCGGTGCTCGAACACATCCACCGGGCGGGCCCCGTCTCGCGCGGCGATCTGGCCGCCGCCACCGGCCTGTCCAAGCCCACGGTCGGGCTCGCGTTGCAGTCGCTGAGCGCGGCCGGAGTGCTCGACACCGACAGCCCGAGCAGCGGCCGTCCGGGCCCGTCGGCCGCCCTGTACCGGATTCGGCCGCTGAGCGGGCTGTCGATCGGCCTGGACGTCGGTCACGAATGGACCTACGCCGCGGTCGCCGACATCAGCGGAGAAATGCTGGCCCGTCGCAAGGTCCGCACCCGTCGACGGCTCACCACCCTGGTTCGCCAACTCTCCGATCTGGTTGCGGACCTCGCCGGTGATCTCGGTGTTCCGGCGTCCGGCTTCGCGCACGCCGTGATCGGGGTGCCCGCCGTGGTCGCGCCGTCGGGGCAGTCGCTGGCGCTGTGCGACGTGCTGCCCGACAACGGCCGCGGATTCCCGCAGGCCATCCGGGCCGCGCTGCCGATGCCGGTGACGCTGGAGAACGACGTCAACCTGGCGGCTTTGGGGGAGAGAGCGGTCGGGTACGGGCGAGACATCGAGAACTTCGCCTTCTGCTCGATCGGTACCGGTGTCGGTGTCGGCATCATCATCGGCGGCAAGCTCTATCGGGGCGTGTCCGGATCAGCGGGCGAGGTCGGATACCTCCCGGGCGACGATCCCACCGTGCCGGCCACCCCGCCGCTGCTGCGCGCGATGATCGACAGCACCCTGTCCGGCACCGCGATCGTCGATGAGGCGCTCGCCCAAGGCCTGCCCCCCGAACTCGACGGTCGCGCTGTCTTCGATCTGGCCCGAGCCGGCGACGAGCGGGCCACCCGGGTGGTGGACATCATCGCCCGCCGGATCGCCTACGTCATCTGCAGCGTTCTGGCGGTACTCGACCCCCAATTGGTCGTCCTGGGTGGTGGAGTCGGGCTCAACTCCGACCTGCTCCTCGATCCCGTGATGGGGCATATCCGTGCGATGTCGCCGTTCGAACCGCACGTGGAAGTGAGCAAGAGCGGCAGCGATGCCGTGTTGTTCGGTGCCGTGTCCATGGCCAGCGAGCTCGCGCGCGACGCGGTGTTCGCGGCGGCCTCCCGTTGA